The DNA window TTTTATCGAAGTGACAATGGCTCTTGCACGCCTATCTTCTAATTCGCCAATCCTTTCGAGGATGATCTTGTTGGGTGCGATCTCTTCCATGGTAACAATGGCTCTTTCTGAACCATTCACTATGAAGTATCCTCCAGGATCTTGAGGATCTTCGCCAACATCATCTATTTCCTCTTCACTCAAACCATTGAGATGACAAATATTTGATTTCAACATCACTGGTAGTTCACCGATGTAAACATTCTCCATTTCCTGTTCTTCATCACCCTTTTTGGTCAATGCCATTTCAAGATACATGTGTGCAGAGTATGTCAGGTTTCTTAGTCTTGCTTCGGTAGGGAAAATTTTACTGTTTGATCCGTCTGCCTCTTTAATGAAAGGCTTTTTGATCTCTACATTCCCTGTTTTAATAGTGTATTCACCTTGTTCAAGAACAATTGGCTCTGTTATATCGATTATATCTTGTATTCTATGATTGACAAAGTCGTTGTAGGATTTGATGTGGTGGTCTACCAAGTTGTATTCATCAAAAAATGCATCAACCAGTTTCCATGCATTTTTTACCATTAAATTCCTCCAAAAAACAATTCGATTTAAATTCCTCCAAAAAACAATTTACAGTTTCTTTAACTCCAATACCAACTATTCAAGTACCAATCGATACGTAACGAATTTTCCAGCAGTATGGCTCTTTCTAGTTATCTGTAGAATATCTCCAGGCTTAGCTTCAATAGCTTTGGCAACGGGATCGTCTGCCTTTATCTTTGGTAGCTGTTCAGGATGAACCTTCAAGTTTTTCACTACTTTCTTAGCTTCTGTATCGGACAAAATAGTATGATCTGGAACCAATTTGTGTTTTAAAATATCTTTTTTCACAATTTATCCTCCAGTTAAAAATCAAGAACGGGCCCGACGGGAATTGAACCCGCGACCACTCGGTTAAAAGCCGAGCGCTCTCCCAGACTGAGCTACGGGCCCTAAACGCCCTGGCCGGGATTTGAACCCGAGTCGCAGGCTCGACAGGCCTGCATGATAGCCCCTACACCACCAGGGCAGCTCCATAGAATGAGAGTATAAGAAATTATACCTACACCACTATATATAGTTATCGCTAAACAAACTTAAGTTTGCTAGTATATAAACTTTTGTATGCTACTTCCCCATCTATGGGAATATTTCAAGGGATAAGTTATTATGTAACAAAATCCCGCCTGCCGGACTTGAACCAGCAACCCTCGGATCTACAGTCCGATGCTCTGCCAAATTGAGCTAAGGCGGGATAATGGATGGGACCACCCGGATTTGAACCGGAGTCTCAGGCTCCCAAAGCCCAAAGGATCGACCAAGCTACCCTATGGTCCCAATTGAAAGATTATCAAGCCGTTTTTAAACTGGCTTAGAGCCCCGGGAGGGAATTGAACCCCCGACCACGAGATTACAAGTCTCGCGCTCCACCAGACTGAGCTACCGAGGCATTTTTAGGTATATGGAATATTAACTTAAATAGTTATGGGTTATGTCCCAATTATTTATAAGGTTACCCTTAGTTTATTTAACACCTTGATTTCATTTTAGAATTCAGGATACAAAGTTTGGTACCGTAATGAGTACACCATTCCCTATAGTACTCTTCCCCTTTATAACCCTTTGGATTTTTATGGAATATTTTGTAAGAAAATGGACAAAATTTTTCCATAACCCACAATTTCATTCAAATTTTTTTAGCGGCATGATCCCTCAACACTGTGACAACAGGAAGATCCTCGCCTGCCAGCAGATTTATTGAAGCTCCACCCCCGCTACTTATATGACTAATTCCCTTGGACAAGCCCATCTGATTAGCTGCAGCTGCAAGATGTCCACCACCAATGATGGAAAATCCTGGTGAAGATGCTATGGCATTTAAAATGTCGTCTGTGCCTATGTTGAAATCGTCCTTTTCAAAAACTCCTGCAGGTCCATTTGCAAACAGTGTGTTTGCCCTTCTAATGTAACCTGCATATTCCTTTATAGTTTCTGTACCTATGTCAAATATTGGTTGATTTGGAAGGTCTTCCACTGAAAATTCAACCCTCTTATCTCCCATGCAAACAGCCAAATCCTTTGGGAGTATAATCTGGTCACCGAAGTTTTTAAGAAGCTTTTTAGATTTTCTTACAAAATCACAGTACCCCTTTTTCTCGATAAATTCCTTGTTGTACTTCCGAATATTGACGCCAGATCCCCATAGGAATATGTTAGCAACCAAACCAGTTGTAAGGATGTAATCTGCACTTCCATTCTCAAGCACATTTTCCATTACCATGATGGAATCATCAACTTTAACGCCCCCAAGTACGTAAATACAAGGTTTTTGAACGTTGTTCATGGCATTGTACAAAGCCTTAAGTTCTCTTTCCATAATACGACCCGCAGCTGAAGGTAAAGCAAAGGCAAATCCAACCAGAGAAGGCTGAGATCTGTGGGCAGCTGCAAATGCATCGTTAACAAAGTAATCAGCCATTGGTGCTAGATTCTGAACCATGTGTGTTTCTGATTGAAGTTTTGGATCTCGTTTGAGTATCTCTTCAGAATAGAACCTGACATTTTCTAGGAGTAAAATATCCCCACGTTTCATTTTTCCAATGGCATTCCTGGCATGACTCCCAAAAATATCATCCACGTATGCCACTTCATGTTTGAGTATGTTTGAAAGGGCATCAGCGTGCTGTTCAAGTGTTGTAAAATCCTTTTTACCAGGCCTACTTTGATGGGCCAGTACCACTGTCTTGGCACCCTTTTTTGACAATTCGGCAATTGTTTCAGCATGCAGTTTTATTCGTGTGTCATCTAATATGAGTCCGCTTGAAGGGTCTACTGGAGAGTTAATGTCCACCCTAACCAGCACAGTTTTATCGTCGAGATCAAAATCATCTATGGTGTAAAAATCAAGTGACATCTGTTCACCGTTGTGTATTGGTTTAATTGTTTGAATATTGTTTCCCCTAAAAATTTGTTATATCTTGCTTACAAGGTTGAGTAGGGCTTCTTTAGGATCATCGGCCTTGATAATTCCAGATGCGAGTAAAACACCGTCTGCACCCAGATCCATTGCTGCCTTCATATCGTCTCCCGTTGATATTCCTGCTCCACAAAGAACACTTATTTCTGGATCTATTTTGTGGATTACTTCTACAGTACCCTCAACAATTTCAGGTTCGGCCTTGGAGACTGGAATTCCTGATCCTATGAGTTCCGGAGGTTCGATGGCAACAAAATCAGGTTTCAATGTGGCCACTGCTGCACTGGTTTCGATATTGTTTGTGCACAGCACACTAACCATGTTTTTTTGGGCAAGCTTTTTCACTGCAACATCAATATCAGCAAGTTTCATTCTCTGTTCAGAATGATTTATTAAACTTCCATCTGCTCCGGCCTCTTTAACACATTCAATGAGTGTGCTTCCTGTATGGCCACCTGCATCCACAGCATCGATGTGCTGGGCAAAAACAGGTATGTTAACTTTGTTAGACAATTGGTATATGTCTGAACTTTGTGGTGCAACCACCATGTTGATACCTGTTTCTTCTGCAACCATCTCAGAAGCTGTTGCAAGGTTGACAGCATTTATTCCAGTTGATTCTAGATACGTTTTGAAATTTAAGATTACTATTGGAGTTCTCTTGGTATTATTCATTTTTAACCTCCAAAAAAAGCATTGGGAAATTTATAATCATCTTTCTCTATTGCCATACTTAAAAAATTTTTGGTATAAAACTTGTATGAAATAATCGTTAAGGACTAAAAATCATTTATTACAGTTTAATAGGATTTGAACCATGTCTGTACCTAGTTATAAGCCCCATATCCCTGTTATCCACATCAGCGCAATTATTATAATTAGGTCGTGGTGATCTTCTGATGGCCAACATCCATATATAAATGAAGAATTAATTTAGAACCTAGCTATAATATATGGAGTTACTTGAAATTGAAATAATCAAATTTGTATTAAGAAGTTGAATCTCATGAAAACATCACTCAATGAAGGAGAAATTAAGGCCCTTGAAAAGAAAGGATACAGGTTTGCAGGCAAATACAAACATGCCGCTGCAAAGGTATGTCACTGGACTAAAAAGAGTTTGGTAGACGAAGGGGTGTGTTACAAAGAAAAATTTTACGGTATCCAAAGTCACAGATGTCTTCAGATGTCTCCCAGCATTCCATTTTGCCATCAAAAATGTTCATTCTGTTGGAGAGATACCTCAATCACAAAAACAGAATGGAATGAAGAGTTTGATGATGCAAAAACCGTAATTGATGATTGTGTGGAAGCACAGCGCAATCTTCTATGCGGTTTCTTCGGCAACGCACGTGTTAACAAGAAAAAGATTAAAGAAGCTCAGGATCCTAAAAATGCAGCCATATCCTTGGCTGGCGAACCTATGCTCTACCCAGATATCAATGAATTGATCTCGGAATTCAACAGAAGAAACTTCACAACTTTTCTCGTGACCAATGGAATGACACCTGAAAAACTGGAAAATCTTGATGATGAACCAACACAACTTTATATTTCCTTGGATGCTCCAAACAAAACTCTTTACAACGAAGTGTGTCAGCCCCAAATAAACGGAGGATGGGAACTTTTAAACAAGTCCTTAGAACTCATGAAGAGCTTCAATTCCAGAACAGTGATTAGAACAACTTGTGTGAAAGATCTGAATATGCAGCTGCCTGAAGAGTATGCTAAAATAATAACGAAAACTGATCCAGACTTCATAGAAATTAAGGCATACATGTTCGTTGGAAGTTCAAGGGATAGATTAACATTTGACAACATGCCCTCTAACAAGGAAGTTTTGGAGTTTGCAGAATCCATCGCCGCCCTTTGTGGTAGAAAAGTTAAAGACCATGCCCATGAAAGTAGGGTGGTACTAATAGAATGAAACTCCAAATTTTGGACTTTTTTTGAAAACTGTTTTACCTAATGTGATTTTATTCAAGTGAATCACTAAAGTATCAAGGTTCGTGTGTCGGGATACGATGTATTTAACGTTGGATGACATCAGAACCACGAATTTGACAAAGGTTAATAAGTATAAACTATAATATGAGAAGGATGTATATTAAATTTAAAAAAACAAGATGTTTTGGTGGTGATACGTTATGAAAAAGTATTTAGTTGGATTTATATTTGTGTTGATGATTCTGAGTCCTATTTACGCTGCAACTGGATTTGCAATAACCTATGGAGAAACTACCTATGGCAATTCCAATTGGAAAAATTCTATGGACACTTATTTCCAAACAAAAACCACTAAAAACGTTTCAGATGCTGCAACAAAGGTTGTTACTGCATCTGAAGTTAACGCAATTTCCTCAAATATCACAGGGAAAACCTATCCAGCCAGCCAGATCTATTCGTGTGCCATGGTGGATCTGAGTTACAACAAAGGAATTAATGTTTCGGTAGATACCAGTAAAATAACTGTGGTAACCCCAAAAATGTATGAAAATGCTTTAAAATCAACAGGAATCAGTAATGGTTACGTGGTTGTTTCGTCCCCAGTATCTGCATCCGGAGAAGCAGCACTGGCCGGTGTTTTAAGATCCTATGAAATTGCGGTGGGAACACCAATTCCTGACCAGGCTAAAAAAGCAGCTACACAAGAGTTGTACACCGAAACTCAGATAGCAAACCAAACTGGACAAAATCCAGATCAGATCTCAAATCTGTTTTCAAATGTGACTGATCAGATTCAGGCACAGAATATTACAGACACCAATCAGATTTTGGTAATAGTGAACAATGTGGCTGCAACTATGAATATCAATCTAACACAGGATCAAGCACAGCAAATAGCTAACAGTTTAGCAGATTCACAGAATGCACAGGCTAGTTTAACTGACTTTAAAAAACAACTCCAGAATGTGAGTAATCAGGCATCCCAGTCCGGAGGAATTTTGGATCAGATCATGAGTTTTGTTCAAGGCATAATCAACTACGTAAGTAATCTGATCTCGGACAGTCAAGTGGCTCATAAATTTTGAAATGGAATGTTAAGATAGAATTCCAGTAGTTCAAAGACCTCGCAAAAATAATCTAACACAGAATCACCGATACAAATGTTAATTGCAGAAAATCATTTACAGTTCATAATAGAAATCGCTATCTTGATCCATGCTGCGGTGTTGTTGATGTTCAACATCATCATCATACCCCTCAGTTTGGTTTTGTTCCTTTCGATGGTGCTCACCATTATTATTGCTGCTTTGTTTGGAATAGATACCATATTTCTTTTTCTTCCATTCGTGAGTCATCATGAATTCACACATCCATTTGGACCCCTTGCAGTTTTTGCTTGGGTAACCTTTTTTTCTTCAGCAAGCCTTTTAACAGAGCTTGAGATCAGATCAGCATCAATTAAAACCTTGGCAATTATTCTCTTCTTCATAATCGCAGTTGCAGGTGGAATGATGCATAGATCTTTCCTGTTGTTGTGGTTGTTGGGATGGTTTATTGGAACTCTGTTGATCTCCAGAAGTTTCAAACGAACATCCCAGATAACACTTAAACGTGTTTTTGCAGTTATTGCAGCTGGATTAGCAGGTTTTGGACTGTTGGAAGTTTTATCCAGAATTTTGAACTTCACAATACTCAGTCCCTTGTTAAGAATTAGTAGGGTTGAAGAATTTGCAATGCCCAGTCTTGTCACGGTAATCAATAACACAACACTTTGGGGTCATGTTCCTGGATCGTGTTACTGGGGTGCAAAATGTTTGGGGGGTTCAGATGGTTACCTCACATTACCCATGAACTTTGTCAACATGTTCACCCTACCATTCCCACTTTTTGCAGGGGTTCTTGTTGTTAAAAAGGATGCCATAGATTACATGCTTCCAGGAATCTTTGGAGTGGCCTTTGACTTCGGATACTTGGGTTTGTTTGCACTCATGACTTGGGTAATGATCGTCACAGTTACAGGTTTGTACATCCTAAGGGAGTATCGTAGTAAAAGATTGGGAGGCAGTAGAAATTATATTGGAAGGGAAGCATTGTTAATTGGAGCACTTACTGCTTTCATTTCACAGAGTATAATCGGGTTATTCCTATTTAACAGGTCATTTAACGGTGCTGCCATGATAATTTATATTTTACTATCTGCACTGGTGGTGGCACATATCATGTCCATTAAAAGAAAAGTTTAGGCAGATTTGGAATGAACCCCCCTCTGCCAAAGCAACACATGACCCGTTCAGGACGGGGTTGAGAATAATGGAACTAAAGGCTTAGGAAAACTAGGTTTATTTGATGATTTGTATTTTTAAATAATGCTAGCTTTAAAAAAAAGTGATGTTGGTTACCTTTGAGTTTTTTTAATTTTTTGTGCTACAGAGTTCAACAGCCTTTTGTGCCGCTGCTTCCATGGATGTCTCGAAGGAAACTCCTGCATCTTTAAGAATTTTCTGACCTTCCTCTTCGTTGGTTCCAGTTAAACGAATTACCAGGGGTATTTTTCTTTCAGATTCTTTCATAACATCAAGGACTCCCCTTGCAACATCATCGGCCCTTGTGATTCCACCTAAAACATTTAAAAATACTGTTTTAACATCAGGATCCGATATTACTATGTTGAGTGCTTTTGCTATGTTTTCTCTGGATGATCCGCCACCTATGTCAAGAAATGTGGCTGGTTCGCCCCCATAAAGTTTTAACATATCCATTCCACTCAGGGTTAATCCTGCACCGTTACCTATCACTGCAATGTTTCCATCCAGTTTCACGTATGCAAATTCTCCAGATTTGATATTTTCAAGTTCAACCAGTTTTTTTTGCCTGTATAAGGCGTCGTCATCAATATCCAGCTTAGCATCTGCAGCTATAATTCCTTCCTTGGTGAGTACCAATGGGTTAATCTCTGCTATGGTTGCATCGTACTTGTCAAATATTTGTACCAGTTTCCATATTATCCCACCAACCTTGGAAATGAGCTCATTAGGAATTCCCATTTTTATGGCAATTTCCCTTCCTTGATAAGGTAAAAATTCGTCTAAACTATTTATATAATATTTAACAATTTTTTCGGGTGTTTCCGTGGCAACTTCTTCTATTTCCATGCCACCGGAACTGCTGGCCATGATGAGTGGTTTTTTAGCTGATCTATCCAGAACTACACTCACGTAGAATTCAGATTCAATGGACAATTTTTCTTCCACCAGAACCATTTCAACTAACTCACCCTTAACAGTTGAACCTAAAATTTTCGAGGAAACATCACGTGCTTCATCTGGATCTGTTGCAAATTGTATTCCTCCTGCCTTACCTCTACCACCGACCAGGATCTGTGATTTGATGGCCACGGGTTTATTTATTTCAAGGGCAGCTTTGTGTGCATCTTCTGAATTTTTAACCATCTGGCTTGCAGGTACAGGTATTCCCTCTGCTTTAAAAATTTCCTTGGCAATGTATTCATGAATCTTCATTTAATCCTCCTAATTTGCAAGTTTTACGCCTGCATCGAATGCTGCGAGATTTTTATCCTCTGTTCCTGGAGGAACACTTTCAGCTATTGCAGCCCTTGCAGCTTCCTCAGTTACAACCTTGGTTATCTCGACGATTGCCCCTATCATAACTATATTTGCAACAATCCTTATTCCAATTTCCTCTGCCGCTGTTCGAGTTGCTGGTGCAGTGTAAAGTTGGATATTGTGTTCTTTAACAAAAGGCATTATCTCATCCATGGTTATCATGTCTGGATCAACTATTAAAGTTCCACCATCCTTTAAATCATCCAAGTAAGCTATTAAAGCTGTGTGTGACATTGCAACAAATATATCTGGTCTTTGAACCTTAGGATAGTCCACATCTTCATCACTTACCACTACTTCTGTCCTGGAAGCACCACCACGAGCTTCTGGACCGTAAGATTGTGTTTGAACTGCAAATATGTTATCGTGAAGAGCAGCAGCCTTTCCAATTACAATTCCGGCCAAAATAATTCCTTGACCACCAAATCCTGCTATTCTAATATCTTTACGCATTTTAATCCACCCTGTATGCTGATCTTACAGATGAAGGTTTTCCCGATTCACAGTTATCCTCCAGAAGTTCGCAGAACTTTTCAGTGTATTCTGGGGCGGTTTTGTTTACGAATTCCCCAATTATAAGTTTATCCTCTAGTTCTGATGGATCCATTTTATCTGCTTTACGTTTCAAAACACTCTGATCCTTCATCCAGTGCATCATGTCAACCGCAGTTTTCATCTTATTTTTTCGTCCGAAGTAAGTTGGACACTGTGAAATTGCTTCTATGAATGAGAATCCCTTGTTCTTAAGACCCTTCTTAATTGCATTAGAAAGTTGAACAGGATGTGCTGTTGTCCATCTGGCAACGTAGGTTGCACCAGCTGCTTTAGTGAGTTTTGAGAGATTGAATGGAGTTTCAAGTGCCCCGTATGGAGCAGTACTACCATAACTTCCTGTTGGTGATGTAGGACTGATTTGGCCACCGGTCATTCCATATATGCTGTTATTTATGCATATGACAGTTATGTCAATGTTCCTTCTTGATCCATGTATCAAATGGTTTCCACCAATTGCCGCAGCATCGCCGTCACCTGTAAACACCACCACATCCAGATCAGGATTTGCTAGTTTTAATCCGGTTGCAAAGGTAATTGGCCTTCCATGGGTTGTGTGAAGTGAATCACAGTCCACGTATCCCGGAACTCTTGATGAACAGCCTATTCCAGATACCAAGGCTATATTGTCAAAATCCATATCTGCCAGTTCGAGAGCATTAAAAAATGTATTCATTACTGTCCCATTTCCACATCCTGGACAGAATATGTTGGGAAGTCTTTCTGTTCTCAGATATTTCATAAAACGATTTTGATTCGTTTTATCCATACGTTTCATCTCCTGAATTAAAATATTGAATTAATTAGTTTGATCTTGTTTTCCCTATTGTTGTTTTTCGATTATTTTGAGTATTTCATCGGGTTTATGCATTTCCCCGCCAATTTTAGGGATTAACTCCACATCATGATCCTTTAGAACCCTCTGGACTTCATGGTATATTTGTCCAAGGTTCATCTCAACAACTATGACCCTTTGAGCATTTTTTGCTACCTTTCTTAAAATGTCTTCTGGGAAAGGCCAAACAGTTTCCAGTTTGATATATCCTGCCTTTATTCCTTCTTCTCGTGCATTTTTAACTGCAGTGGTCACAGATCTTGATGGTGCACCGTAAGATACTATTATAACATCGGCATCCTCAGTGTTAAAGGATTTATAAGAGGCTAATTTATCAGTGTTCTTTATAATTTTATTTACCAGACGATTAACAAGTTTTGAATGAGTCTTAGGATTAGATGCATCCGGATATCCTCTTTCGTCGTGGGTGAGTCCTGTTATTTGAAGTTTGTATCCATCTCCAAATGCAGGCATTTTTGATGTGCCTTCAGGGTCTGCCTTGTATGGTAGGAAAGTTTCTGGACTTTCATCAGGCATTTTTCTAGGGGTTATATTTGTTGTTTCAGGTATGGTGATCTTTTCACGCATGTGCCCCACAATCTCATCTGCCATGA is part of the Methanobacterium lacus genome and encodes:
- the twy1 gene encoding 4-demethylwyosine synthase TYW1, coding for MKTSLNEGEIKALEKKGYRFAGKYKHAAAKVCHWTKKSLVDEGVCYKEKFYGIQSHRCLQMSPSIPFCHQKCSFCWRDTSITKTEWNEEFDDAKTVIDDCVEAQRNLLCGFFGNARVNKKKIKEAQDPKNAAISLAGEPMLYPDINELISEFNRRNFTTFLVTNGMTPEKLENLDDEPTQLYISLDAPNKTLYNEVCQPQINGGWELLNKSLELMKSFNSRTVIRTTCVKDLNMQLPEEYAKIITKTDPDFIEIKAYMFVGSSRDRLTFDNMPSNKEVLEFAESIAALCGRKVKDHAHESRVVLIE
- a CDS encoding DUF1002 domain-containing protein, which encodes MKKYLVGFIFVLMILSPIYAATGFAITYGETTYGNSNWKNSMDTYFQTKTTKNVSDAATKVVTASEVNAISSNITGKTYPASQIYSCAMVDLSYNKGINVSVDTSKITVVTPKMYENALKSTGISNGYVVVSSPVSASGEAALAGVLRSYEIAVGTPIPDQAKKAATQELYTETQIANQTGQNPDQISNLFSNVTDQIQAQNITDTNQILVIVNNVAATMNINLTQDQAQQIANSLADSQNAQASLTDFKKQLQNVSNQASQSGGILDQIMSFVQGIINYVSNLISDSQVAHKF
- the tpiA gene encoding triose-phosphate isomerase, yielding MNNTKRTPIVILNFKTYLESTGINAVNLATASEMVAEETGINMVVAPQSSDIYQLSNKVNIPVFAQHIDAVDAGGHTGSTLIECVKEAGADGSLINHSEQRMKLADIDVAVKKLAQKNMVSVLCTNNIETSAAVATLKPDFVAIEPPELIGSGIPVSKAEPEIVEGTVEVIHKIDPEISVLCGAGISTGDDMKAAMDLGADGVLLASGIIKADDPKEALLNLVSKI
- a CDS encoding 2-oxoacid:ferredoxin oxidoreductase subunit gamma, which codes for MRKDIRIAGFGGQGIILAGIVIGKAAALHDNIFAVQTQSYGPEARGGASRTEVVVSDEDVDYPKVQRPDIFVAMSHTALIAYLDDLKDGGTLIVDPDMITMDEIMPFVKEHNIQLYTAPATRTAAEEIGIRIVANIVMIGAIVEITKVVTEEAARAAIAESVPPGTEDKNLAAFDAGVKLAN
- a CDS encoding phosphoglycerate kinase, which produces MSLDFYTIDDFDLDDKTVLVRVDINSPVDPSSGLILDDTRIKLHAETIAELSKKGAKTVVLAHQSRPGKKDFTTLEQHADALSNILKHEVAYVDDIFGSHARNAIGKMKRGDILLLENVRFYSEEILKRDPKLQSETHMVQNLAPMADYFVNDAFAAAHRSQPSLVGFAFALPSAAGRIMERELKALYNAMNNVQKPCIYVLGGVKVDDSIMVMENVLENGSADYILTTGLVANIFLWGSGVNIRKYNKEFIEKKGYCDFVRKSKKLLKNFGDQIILPKDLAVCMGDKRVEFSVEDLPNQPIFDIGTETIKEYAGYIRRANTLFANGPAGVFEKDDFNIGTDDILNAIASSPGFSIIGGGHLAAAANQMGLSKGISHISSGGGASINLLAGEDLPVVTVLRDHAAKKI
- a CDS encoding 2-oxoacid:ferredoxin oxidoreductase subunit beta produces the protein MDKTNQNRFMKYLRTERLPNIFCPGCGNGTVMNTFFNALELADMDFDNIALVSGIGCSSRVPGYVDCDSLHTTHGRPITFATGLKLANPDLDVVVFTGDGDAAAIGGNHLIHGSRRNIDITVICINNSIYGMTGGQISPTSPTGSYGSTAPYGALETPFNLSKLTKAAGATYVARWTTAHPVQLSNAIKKGLKNKGFSFIEAISQCPTYFGRKNKMKTAVDMMHWMKDQSVLKRKADKMDPSELEDKLIIGEFVNKTAPEYTEKFCELLEDNCESGKPSSVRSAYRVD
- a CDS encoding 2-oxoacid:acceptor oxidoreductase subunit alpha gives rise to the protein MKIEQYFIQGNEACARGAIHAGCRFFAGYPITPSTEIAEDMAVFLPKEGGTFIQMEDEIAALGAVIGAVWGGVKGMTATSGPGFSLMQEHIGYATMTETPLVIVNMQRGSPSTGQPTMASQSDMMQARWGSHGDYEIIALSPSSVQECFDFTVRAFNLAEEYRVPVMVMADEIVGHMREKITIPETTNITPRKMPDESPETFLPYKADPEGTSKMPAFGDGYKLQITGLTHDERGYPDASNPKTHSKLVNRLVNKIIKNTDKLASYKSFNTEDADVIIVSYGAPSRSVTTAVKNAREEGIKAGYIKLETVWPFPEDILRKVAKNAQRVIVVEMNLGQIYHEVQRVLKDHDVELIPKIGGEMHKPDEILKIIEKQQ
- the sucC gene encoding ADP-forming succinate--CoA ligase subunit beta yields the protein MKIHEYIAKEIFKAEGIPVPASQMVKNSEDAHKAALEINKPVAIKSQILVGGRGKAGGIQFATDPDEARDVSSKILGSTVKGELVEMVLVEEKLSIESEFYVSVVLDRSAKKPLIMASSSGGMEIEEVATETPEKIVKYYINSLDEFLPYQGREIAIKMGIPNELISKVGGIIWKLVQIFDKYDATIAEINPLVLTKEGIIAADAKLDIDDDALYRQKKLVELENIKSGEFAYVKLDGNIAVIGNGAGLTLSGMDMLKLYGGEPATFLDIGGGSSRENIAKALNIVISDPDVKTVFLNVLGGITRADDVARGVLDVMKESERKIPLVIRLTGTNEEEGQKILKDAGVSFETSMEAAAQKAVELCSTKN
- a CDS encoding DNA-directed RNA polymerase subunit H, encoding MKKDILKHKLVPDHTILSDTEAKKVVKNLKVHPEQLPKIKADDPVAKAIEAKPGDILQITRKSHTAGKFVTYRLVLE